From Verrucomicrobiota bacterium:
ATAGTTTTCCAGATGCTCAATGAGGGGTGTAAACATGATACTATTTTTGCCTTTAGGTACAGGATCAAATGGATATCTTACGTTTCTTCTGATCAGGGTTTTGCCGAAAAATAACAAAGACATTACCCACGAGTGTCACGAGATGGGCCTCCATGGCTTGGGCGATTTTTGGGGCGAGTGTTTTCCTCTCATCCTTGAATTGGATGAATTTTCCTTTCACGAGTTCCCTCTGATCCAGCATCCGGTCCAGTTCCCCATAAAAATCTTCGGATAACCCGTTTTTACCAACCATAATCGTCGGGTCAATCGTCTGGGCTTTTGAACGCAATTTGCGTAATTGGATTTGAGTGAGGGAGTTTTCGGGCATAGGGTATTTTTTCTTTGGGGCGAGCTTGTGAATACAGTGTTTATTGTTTGGATTGGGCCTTCGTAATATCGTATCCCTTAGCCTGACACTTGGCCTCGAGTTGTTTGGCTTCTTTAGCCATATTAAATTTATAAAATCCTTTTAACATAAAGAGTGATGTATCTTCACGGGAGAGGATCTGATCTCCCGTGATTCCTGCAATCGCTTGATTAAAGAGGTCTTTGTCGTTTTTATTTTCGATGGCGTTTGCCATTAGGACATTAACGACTTCGATGTTTTTGGTTTTATTCGCTAGCATATCCGACTGAATGGCATCAAGTTCATCAAGTCTTTGAGTGGAAAGGAGAGCGACAGAAAGGGCAGCGAGGGAATCCGCATCTTTGAGTTTCCATCCTAATTTATAATAACCGATGGCCTCACTAGTGCTTCCCATCATGAGATAAACATTTCCTAAACCACGGTAGGCACGGGGATTATCCGTATTTTTCTCGAGGTATTTAAGGAATGTATCACGGGACTCAGGGAGTTTTTTCTGGCTGGCGTAACTGATTGCCGTCGCGAGTAATTTGCTGCCAGTGAATGATTGTGGGTTTTTCTCGTATTGAGTCGTCAGCTCCACGCGCATTTCAGGAGTCTTAAGTAAATTATCCACGGGATCAACGGCGGGAGCATTAACCGGTGGCATTTGTGCATGGGTCACACTGGAAAGAGTCAGAGCGGCGCAGGCGATGACACCAGCGACTAAAAAGTTTCTATTGATTAATCTCATATATTGATGCAAAAAATCATAGCGTGATAAAACTCGGAGTCAATATCGACCATGTGGCCACCATTAGACAGGCCCGTTACAGTAAAATCCCGCATACAAAGCCTTATGTTGAACCCGACGTCGTTCAGGCCGCCCTCGCCGCCATCCAGGGAGGAGCTGACGGTATCACCATTCATCTCCGTGAGGACCGCCGCCACATTGCAGATCATGATGTTTACGATATCCGGAAAGAAGTCGATACCCGCCTGAATTTAGAAATGGCCCATTGGCCAGAGATTGTCGATCTGGCCTTGGAGATCAGGCCCGACAGCGTCTGTCTGGTGCCAGAGAAACGCCAAGAAGTGACCACGGAAGGCGGACTAAATCTTTTAGCTCTTAATGACGATTTTGCCAATATGGTCAGTACTTTCCGTAAAAACAACATTCAAGTCAGCCTCTTTATCGATGCTGAACCCGCACAAATTGCCCGGTCTGCGGAACTCCATGCGGACATGGTGGAATTCCACACTGGCCAATATGCGACCGCTGAAGCCCCTGAGCAAATTGCCCGCGAACTGGACAAATTGCGGGAGGCAGCGGAATTCGCCCATTCACGAGGTCTCATTGTCAATGCAGGGCACGGGATCAATTATCGAAATATTACTCCCCTACTCACATTACCCCATTTAAATGAGTTCAATATCGGCCACACGATTATTTCCCGTGCCCTTATCGTCGGGATGAAACAAGCTGTGAGAGAATTAAAAGATTTAATCAAAAATTAAGCACTTGCAGGATGCCTTGCTTCAGCGTATCAAATTGCCTCCCTATGGGTTGTGAATATATTAGAAATTTCTGTATTGTGGCGCATATCGACCACGGAAAGACCACTCTTTCCGACCGTTTGCTTGAGATGACCAATACCATCACCAAACGTGAGTCGCAGGACCAACACCTTGACTCGATGGATTTGGAGCGAGAACGCGGGATTACAATCAAAGCCCACCCCGTGACTATGTTCTATAAGGCAAAGGACGGCCATGAATACCGTCTCAACCTGGTGGATACCCCGGGGCATGTGGACTTTGCCTATGAGGTCTCCCGCAGTCTTGCATCATGTGAAGGCGCATTACTCCTTGTCGACGCAGCCCAAGGGGTCGAGGCACAGACAGTGGCCAATGCCCATCTGGCCATGAAACAGAATCTTAAAATCATCCCCGTCATTAATAAAATCGACCTTCCCAATGCCGACTTAGACATGGTGAAAAAACAGTTGGAAGACATTTTAGCTATTCCTGCCGATGACGCTGTTTTGGCCAGTGCAAAAAACGGAATCGGGATCGAGGATATCCTCGAGGCTGTGATTAAACGGATCCCCCCACCCAAAGATTGGGATCGTCCGGACATGCGCGCCCTTGTTTTCGACTCCATTTTCGATACTTACCGCGGGGGGGTTGTTTATACCCGTGTATTTTCCGGAGAAATCAAAGCGGGTATGAATATCATGCTCCTGAGTGAAGGCCGTAAGTACGAAGTAAAAGAAGTCGGTATTTTCATGCCGAAAATGAAAAAGACAGATGTTCTGTCAGCCGGATATTCAGGATACATCATTCCAAATATTAAAAGTGCCCGGGAAATTAATATCGGGGATACCATCACCGATGCTTATACACCTACGACCGACCCATTACCGGGATTCCAGAAAATCCATCCGATGGTTTTTAGCGGCATCTACCCGATCAATACCGCGGACTTTGAGCAACTTAAATCCTCCATGGAGAAACTTTCGATCAATGACTCCTCATTTGTCTTCCAGCCGGAGAACTCCATCGCTCTCGGGTTTGGATTCCGATGCGGATTTCTCGGTCTCTTGCACATGGAGATTATTCAGGAACGCCTCCGCCGGGAATACAACATGGACATCATTTCGACCTACCCCAGTGTTGTTTACAAGGTAATCAGGACAAATGGTACAGACATCGTAGTCGATAACCCCGCACAAATGCCAGACCCGTCGGTAATTGAAGAGATTCAAGAGCCGTATGTGAAAGCCTATATCATGTGCCCAAATGAAAATATCGGGGATATGATGCAGCTCGTCATGGAAAAACGTGGTGATATCAAACACACCGAATCCATTGATTCTCGCCGTGTGATGATGAATTGTGATATGCCATTGAATGAAATCCTGGTTGATTTCCATGACAAAATCAAAAGTATGACACGGGGTTATGGTTCGATGGATTACGAACATGATGAATACCGCACTTCCGACCTGGTGAAGATGGATATGCTCATCAATGGTGAGCCCATGGACGCATTCTCTTGTATCGTCCACCGTTCTAAAGCTGAGTTTCGGGGACGTGCATTAGCTTCAAAACTTAAAGAAGTCATCCCTACCCAAATGTTCACTGTCCCGATCCAGGCTGCCATTGGTGGGAAAATCATCGCACGTGAAACCATTGCTGCCTTGAGGAAGAATGTAACGGCAAAATGTTATGGTGGTGATATCAGTCGTAAGCGCAAATTGCTCGATAAACAAAAAGAAGGTAAGAAAAAGATGAAACTATTCGGGAAGGTTAATATTCCCCAAGAAGCATTCATTCAAGTCCTTAAAAACGATTAACTCCTATATCCAGCCATGGCATCAACGTCCCCCCTACCCACCTATTCCAAGTCGATGCTCAAGGAGATGCGCAAATTCCTTTATCGGAATATGCGGTATGAACAAGATTTATTAAAGTCGGATGATCAAATCGATATCTTTAATGTATTAGCTGAAGTAGATGTCGTGATACGGTCCAATGATAAAGGAAAAATCCAAAAGACCGCCGAAACAACGAATAAGACAATCGAAAAATACTTTCCCCGTCGCCCTGATGCTTCATGGCGCGAAAATATCGAGGTCTTGCTTGTAGCATTTGTCTTGGCTTTTGCGATCCGCACCTATTTCCTCCAGCCCTTCCAGATACCTACCGCCTCGATGCAACCTACCCTCTTTGGCATTGATGTGCAGTCGGAGAATATTCCCAAGACAGAGTACCCCGGTGTATTTACCCGAATATGGGAAAAGTTTGCATACGGGAAAAGTTATATCAATATTCCTGCAAAAAATTCCGGCCGTTTGGAATTCACCAGCCACGATGGCAATATTTCCGTCCGGAATATCCAAATAAAACCCTATAATTTCCTTTTCCTCTATTGGCTCCAATTTTCTTCTGTGACTGTTGATAACGACCAATATTGGGTTTGGATGCCTTCCGACTACATTATGAAGGCATTTATGAAAAGGGGTGCAGCCCCTTATCAACCAGGTGAGTCGATTGTGAGTGCCTGTGTTCAAACCGGGGACTTTGTTTTTGTGGACAAGATCATATATAATTTTAGAAAACCGGCTCGTGGCGATGTTTTTGTCTTTCTCACAGATAATATTAATGACATCACGATGAGCCAAAGGATGCGCGGGGTGATGGGGGCGGAATACTATATTAAACGTCTTTCTGCTGTGAGCGGTGACCTCGTCCAGATTACAAATCCCCATCTCTTAGTGAATGGAAAAATAGCACACTTTAATGACATGTATGACCGTATTTATTCTCCTCAAAACGGTTACAGCGGTTATGTTCATTTACCTAATAGTAATATATTAGCCCGTGATTCGGACACCTACCTTCTCCCCCCACAGAGTTATCTGGCATTAGGTGATAATTCCCCCAATAGCTGGGACAGCCGTGGTTGGGGGTCTGTTCCTGCCGAAAATGTCGTCGGCAAAGCCCTGCTCGTATTCTATCCTTTTGGTTCACGTTGGGGTTTGATCAAGTAAGAAACTCGCATTGCCAAATAGAATACGTCCGAGTACATTGACTTTCAACTTTATGAATGTCGAAGTCATTAACACCGGTTCAGAGCTTCTCCTCGGATTAGTTACGAATACGCATATCGGTTACATGGCACAGCAAATTGCCCCGCTGGGCTTAAAAATCTCCCGTCAAGTAACGGTTCCTGACGGCTCAGACATAGGCGAAGTTTTTATGGAATCCCTTTCGAGGGCCGATGTGATTTTTATTACCGGTGGTCTCGGACCCACTTCCGACGATATCACCCGTGATATTATCGCTGAGAAACTCGGGCGCAAATTGCTGAGGGATGCGAGAATTGTTGAATGGCTCAATGGTTTCTTCTTGAAACGCGGCCTCGCCTTGGCCCAGATGAATTACCGTCAAGCCGATTACCCCGAAGGTTCCCAAATTTTAGATAATGCACATGGCACCGCACCGGGTATATATATTACGGAAAATGGGAAACATATTTTCCTTTTGCCCGGGCCTCCCCGTGAACTCAAACCAATGTTTGAAAATGTAGTCCTTCCGATTTTAAATACCTTGATTGCTCAGGATTCAAAATTCGACTGTCATATTTTGAGGATGACTGGGATTGCTGAATCCTCTGTGGCCAAAGAAATCGAACCTCCCCTCGCCCACTTGAAGAATCTTGAAATCGGTTATTGTGCCCGTGTTGGAGAAGTCGATCTCCGTTTTATCTCTCCTGAACCGGAAGTTGTCCAAGAAGCCTCGCAAATTGCACGGGAGACTTTTAAGGAACTGATTTTCTCAGAAGATAATGAGTCTTTGGAGGAAGTAGTTATTCATATAGCGAAAACAATGGGGGTAAAGCTGGCCACTGCCGAATCCTGCACAGGTGGATATATCGCCCATCGCCTGACGAATGTTCCGGGTAGCTCCTCTGTATTTACAGGGTCAATCGTCTCATACTCAAATGAAGTGAAGCAAAATGTCCTGAATGTGGACGCCAGTAATTTAAATGTCTATGGCGCGGTTTCCGAGCCTGTCGTCATACAAATGGCCGAGGGTGCCCGCAAATTGCTCGGAGCAGACATCGCTGTCTCCGTGACGGGAATCGCAGGCCCCGATGGAGGCACCCCTGAAAAGCCTGTCGGTCTTGTTTATATCGGGTTAGCGACCAAAGATTTCACTAAAGTCTGGAGTTGTCATTATCTCCTTAACCGCGAAAGCTTTAAACAAATGGTCGCGCAATTTGCCCTCGACCGCCTCCGCCGTGTCCTCACAGGACTTGATCTGGAATAGACTTCATTAGCTTGTTATAACCACACAAAAAAACGCACCTTGTTTCCAAGATGCGTTTTTTAGAATTATTTCTTTTTGATAAAGAAATGTGTGTGAGGGTCGGATTAGTAATCCATTCCGCCCATACCACCCATTCCGCCCATACCACCGGGAGCTCCGGCTGGGGATTTATCCTTCTCGGGCAATTCGCAGATCAACGCTTCGGTTGTCAGCAAGAGACCAGAGATAGAAGCAGCATTTTGTAATGCGCTACGGGTCACTTTTTTCGGATCAACGACACCTGCAGCGATAAGGTCGACATATTCACCAGTGGCGACATTAAAGCCTTCAGAACCTTTACGATTCTTGACTTCATTGACGATGAGTGAACCTTCGAGACCTGCATTGTAGGCTAAGGTGCGCAGAGGGGCTTCAAGTGCGCGACGGACGATATCGACACCGATTTTCTCATCACCTTTTGCTCTGACTTTGTCAAGAGCAGGTAAGCAACGAATCAGGGCTACACCACCACCAGCGACGATGCCTTCTTCTACGGCAGCGCGTGTCGCATGGAGAGCGTCTTCGACGCGGGCTTTTTTCTCTTTCATTTCGGTTTCAGTAGCGGCACCGACATTGATCACAGCCACACCACCGGCGAGTTTAGCCAGGCGTTCTTGGAGTTTTTCGCGGTCATAATCGCTTGTGGTTTCTTCGATCTGCTTGCGGATTTGATTCACGCGAGCATTGATATCAGCTTGTTTCCCGTAACCTTCGACGATCGTTGTGTTTTCTTTGTCAACAACGAGGCGTTTGGCACGACCGAGGTCTTCAAGGCCGACGTTCTCGAGTTTGATGCCGAGGTCTTCGGAGAGCATTTTGCCACCAGTAAGGACAGCGATGTCTTCGAGCATGGATTTGCGGCGGTCGCCAAATCCAGGAGCTTTAACAGCGCAGACTTGGAGTGTACCACGGATTTTATTCACGACGAGGGTCGCGAGGGCTTCGCCTTCGACTTCTTCAGCGATGACGAGGAAAGGTTTGCCTGTTTTGGCAATCTTTTCGAGCAACGGCAAGAAATCCTTGAGTGAAGAGATTTTCTTCTCATGGATCAGGACGTAAGCATCATCAAATACAACTTCCATTTCGTCAGGTTTAGTCACGAAATAAGGAGAGAGATATCCTTTGTCGAATTGCATACCTTCGACCACGTCGAGTGTGGTTTCGATGGATTTGGCTTCTTCAACTGTGATCGTACCATCTTTGCCGACTTTATCCATGGCATCAGCAATGATTTCGCCGACAGTCTTATCCCAGTTTGCGGAGACAGTAGCGACCTGTGCGATTTCCTTGGAGTCCTTGACGTTCTTTTTAATATTATCGAGCTCAGCAACGACAGCTTCAACAGCTTTGTCGATTCCGCGCTTGATTTCCATTGGATGGGCTCCAGCTGTGACATTCTTCAGACCTTCACGATAGATCGCTTCAGCAAGAACAGTCGCAGTGGTCGTACCGTCACCGGCGTTGTCGCTTGTTTTGCTGGCGACTTCACGAACCAATTGTGCACCCATGTTTTCAAAAGGGCATTCGAGTTCGATTTCTTTAGCCACCGTCACACCGTCTTTGGTGATATTGGGGGAACCGAATTTTTTATCGAGGACAACGTTGCGTCCTGCAGGTCCGAGGGTCGCTTTAACCGCTTTAGCGAGTTTTTCGACACCACGGGCGAGGCTCTGACGAGCCTGTTCATCAAAAATAATTTGTTTAGCTGCCATAATTTTTATTTATCTCCTTTTAAATTTTTGTTTTGGAAACGATTAGTCGATAATTCCGAGGATATCCTCTTCCTTGATGATGATATGTTCAGCACCGTTGATTTTGACTTCCTGTCCACTGTACTTTCCGTACATGACGCGGTCGCCTTTTTTCACGCTGAATTCAACCTTTTTACCATCTTCATCGAT
This genomic window contains:
- a CDS encoding pyridoxine 5'-phosphate synthase, which encodes MIKLGVNIDHVATIRQARYSKIPHTKPYVEPDVVQAALAAIQGGADGITIHLREDRRHIADHDVYDIRKEVDTRLNLEMAHWPEIVDLALEIRPDSVCLVPEKRQEVTTEGGLNLLALNDDFANMVSTFRKNNIQVSLFIDAEPAQIARSAELHADMVEFHTGQYATAEAPEQIARELDKLREAAEFAHSRGLIVNAGHGINYRNITPLLTLPHLNEFNIGHTIISRALIVGMKQAVRELKDLIKN
- the groL gene encoding chaperonin GroEL (60 kDa chaperone family; promotes refolding of misfolded polypeptides especially under stressful conditions; forms two stacked rings of heptamers to form a barrel-shaped 14mer; ends can be capped by GroES; misfolded proteins enter the barrel where they are refolded when GroES binds), which produces MAAKQIIFDEQARQSLARGVEKLAKAVKATLGPAGRNVVLDKKFGSPNITKDGVTVAKEIELECPFENMGAQLVREVASKTSDNAGDGTTTATVLAEAIYREGLKNVTAGAHPMEIKRGIDKAVEAVVAELDNIKKNVKDSKEIAQVATVSANWDKTVGEIIADAMDKVGKDGTITVEEAKSIETTLDVVEGMQFDKGYLSPYFVTKPDEMEVVFDDAYVLIHEKKISSLKDFLPLLEKIAKTGKPFLVIAEEVEGEALATLVVNKIRGTLQVCAVKAPGFGDRRKSMLEDIAVLTGGKMLSEDLGIKLENVGLEDLGRAKRLVVDKENTTIVEGYGKQADINARVNQIRKQIEETTSDYDREKLQERLAKLAGGVAVINVGAATETEMKEKKARVEDALHATRAAVEEGIVAGGGVALIRCLPALDKVRAKGDEKIGVDIVRRALEAPLRTLAYNAGLEGSLIVNEVKNRKGSEGFNVATGEYVDLIAAGVVDPKKVTRSALQNAASISGLLLTTEALICELPEKDKSPAGAPGGMGGMGGMGGMDY
- the lepA gene encoding translation elongation factor 4, producing MGCEYIRNFCIVAHIDHGKTTLSDRLLEMTNTITKRESQDQHLDSMDLERERGITIKAHPVTMFYKAKDGHEYRLNLVDTPGHVDFAYEVSRSLASCEGALLLVDAAQGVEAQTVANAHLAMKQNLKIIPVINKIDLPNADLDMVKKQLEDILAIPADDAVLASAKNGIGIEDILEAVIKRIPPPKDWDRPDMRALVFDSIFDTYRGGVVYTRVFSGEIKAGMNIMLLSEGRKYEVKEVGIFMPKMKKTDVLSAGYSGYIIPNIKSAREINIGDTITDAYTPTTDPLPGFQKIHPMVFSGIYPINTADFEQLKSSMEKLSINDSSFVFQPENSIALGFGFRCGFLGLLHMEIIQERLRREYNMDIISTYPSVVYKVIRTNGTDIVVDNPAQMPDPSVIEEIQEPYVKAYIMCPNENIGDMMQLVMEKRGDIKHTESIDSRRVMMNCDMPLNEILVDFHDKIKSMTRGYGSMDYEHDEYRTSDLVKMDMLINGEPMDAFSCIVHRSKAEFRGRALASKLKEVIPTQMFTVPIQAAIGGKIIARETIAALRKNVTAKCYGGDISRKRKLLDKQKEGKKKMKLFGKVNIPQEAFIQVLKND
- a CDS encoding YhbY family RNA-binding protein, coding for MPENSLTQIQLRKLRSKAQTIDPTIMVGKNGLSEDFYGELDRMLDQRELVKGKFIQFKDERKTLAPKIAQAMEAHLVTLVGNVFVIFRQNPDQKKRKISI
- the groES gene encoding co-chaperone GroES, which gives rise to MAFKPLGDRVLLKPVEEKETKKGGIIIPDSAKEKPQEGEIIALGTGRIDEDGKKVEFSVKKGDRVMYGKYSGQEVKINGAEHIIIKEEDILGIID
- a CDS encoding competence/damage-inducible protein A, with protein sequence MNVEVINTGSELLLGLVTNTHIGYMAQQIAPLGLKISRQVTVPDGSDIGEVFMESLSRADVIFITGGLGPTSDDITRDIIAEKLGRKLLRDARIVEWLNGFFLKRGLALAQMNYRQADYPEGSQILDNAHGTAPGIYITENGKHIFLLPGPPRELKPMFENVVLPILNTLIAQDSKFDCHILRMTGIAESSVAKEIEPPLAHLKNLEIGYCARVGEVDLRFISPEPEVVQEASQIARETFKELIFSEDNESLEEVVIHIAKTMGVKLATAESCTGGYIAHRLTNVPGSSSVFTGSIVSYSNEVKQNVLNVDASNLNVYGAVSEPVVIQMAEGARKLLGADIAVSVTGIAGPDGGTPEKPVGLVYIGLATKDFTKVWSCHYLLNRESFKQMVAQFALDRLRRVLTGLDLE
- the lepB gene encoding signal peptidase I; this translates as MASTSPLPTYSKSMLKEMRKFLYRNMRYEQDLLKSDDQIDIFNVLAEVDVVIRSNDKGKIQKTAETTNKTIEKYFPRRPDASWRENIEVLLVAFVLAFAIRTYFLQPFQIPTASMQPTLFGIDVQSENIPKTEYPGVFTRIWEKFAYGKSYINIPAKNSGRLEFTSHDGNISVRNIQIKPYNFLFLYWLQFSSVTVDNDQYWVWMPSDYIMKAFMKRGAAPYQPGESIVSACVQTGDFVFVDKIIYNFRKPARGDVFVFLTDNINDITMSQRMRGVMGAEYYIKRLSAVSGDLVQITNPHLLVNGKIAHFNDMYDRIYSPQNGYSGYVHLPNSNILARDSDTYLLPPQSYLALGDNSPNSWDSRGWGSVPAENVVGKALLVFYPFGSRWGLIK